One Streptomyces sp. L2 genomic window carries:
- a CDS encoding amidohydrolase family protein, with translation MDERYTVISADCHAGADLLDYQPYLERRFHDDFDAWAATYVNPYENLLADSADRNWDSGRRLAELEADGIVAEVVFPNTIPPFFPSGSLMAPAPTAGEFERRWAGLRAHNRWLADFCAAAPGRRAGVFQILLNDVEEAVAEIRRCVAAGLTGGLLLPGTPPGSGLPELHARVYDPIWAVCAELGVPVNHHAGSASPPLGDEPAARAVFMVETTWFSHRALWHLVFGGAFRRHPGLRLVLTEQGSGWIPGVLDMLDYYHERLVASASRADTAEAKFGVGLADGMGGPPSRVWRDNCFVGASFMRPHEVPLRDRIGVDKIMWGSDYPHDEGTHPYTREALRFSCAGVPRAELAAMLGGNAARVYGFDLAFLDAVAAKAGPTVAEIAEPLDEPPPGATSPVFARGASVRVW, from the coding sequence ATCGACGAGCGGTACACCGTCATCTCCGCCGACTGCCACGCCGGCGCCGACCTCCTCGACTACCAGCCCTACCTGGAGCGCCGCTTCCACGACGACTTCGACGCCTGGGCGGCCACGTACGTCAACCCCTACGAGAACCTGCTCGCCGACTCCGCCGACCGGAACTGGGACTCCGGGCGGCGGCTGGCGGAGCTGGAGGCGGACGGGATCGTCGCCGAGGTCGTCTTCCCGAACACCATCCCGCCGTTCTTCCCGTCCGGCTCGCTCATGGCCCCCGCCCCCACCGCCGGGGAGTTCGAGCGGCGCTGGGCGGGCCTGCGCGCCCACAACCGCTGGCTCGCGGACTTCTGCGCCGCCGCGCCGGGCCGTCGGGCGGGCGTCTTCCAGATCCTCCTGAACGACGTCGAGGAGGCCGTCGCGGAGATCCGCCGGTGCGTGGCGGCCGGCCTGACGGGCGGTCTGCTGCTGCCCGGCACCCCGCCCGGCTCCGGCCTCCCCGAACTCCACGCGCGCGTGTACGACCCGATCTGGGCGGTCTGCGCCGAGCTGGGCGTCCCCGTCAACCACCACGCCGGGTCCGCCTCCCCGCCGCTCGGCGACGAACCGGCCGCCCGCGCGGTCTTCATGGTCGAGACGACCTGGTTCTCCCACCGCGCCCTGTGGCACCTCGTCTTCGGCGGCGCCTTCCGCCGTCACCCCGGCCTGCGGCTCGTCCTCACCGAGCAGGGCTCCGGCTGGATCCCCGGGGTGCTCGACATGCTGGACTACTACCACGAGCGGCTGGTCGCCTCCGCCTCCCGGGCCGACACCGCGGAGGCCAAGTTCGGCGTCGGGCTGGCCGACGGCATGGGCGGCCCGCCCTCCCGGGTGTGGCGGGACAACTGCTTCGTCGGCGCCAGCTTCATGCGCCCGCACGAGGTCCCGCTGCGCGACCGCATCGGCGTCGACAAGATCATGTGGGGCAGCGACTACCCGCACGACGAGGGCACCCACCCCTACACCCGCGAAGCCCTCCGCTTCTCCTGCGCGGGCGTCCCGCGCGCGGAGCTGGCGGCCATGCTCGGCGGCAACGCGGCCCGCGTCTACGGCTTCGACCTCGCCTTCCTCGACGCCGTCGCGGCCAAGGCCGGCCCCACGGTCGCCGAGATCGCCGAGCCGCTCGACGAACCGCCCCCCGGCGCGACCAGCCCGGTCTTCGCCCGAGGAGCGTCGGTACGCGTCTGGTGA
- the moaA gene encoding GTP 3',8-cyclase MoaA — MLIDTYGRVATDLRVSLTDRCNLRCTYCMPEEGLQWLAKPDLLTDDEIVRLIDIAVRLLGVEEVRFTGGEPLLRPGLVGIVERVAALAPRPQMSLTTNGIGLRRTATALKAAGLDRVNVSLDTLRPDVFKALTRRDRHKDVLEGLQAAREAGLTPVKVNTVLMPGLNEDEAPDLLAWALEHDYELRFIEQMPLDAQHGWKREGMVTAGDILASLRTRFDLTPEGADERGSAPAERWLVDGGPYRVGVIASVTRPFCAACDRTRLTADGQVRTCLFATEETDLRAALRSDAPDEEIARIWRLAMWGKKAGAGLDDPSFVQPDRPMSAIGG; from the coding sequence GTGCTCATCGACACCTACGGCCGAGTGGCCACCGACCTGCGGGTCTCACTGACCGACCGGTGCAACCTGCGCTGCACGTACTGCATGCCCGAAGAGGGCCTGCAGTGGCTGGCCAAGCCCGACCTGCTCACGGACGACGAGATCGTCCGCCTCATCGACATCGCGGTCCGCCTGCTCGGTGTCGAGGAGGTTCGCTTCACCGGCGGCGAGCCCCTGCTCCGCCCCGGCCTCGTCGGCATCGTCGAGCGCGTCGCGGCCCTCGCCCCGCGCCCCCAGATGTCCCTCACCACCAACGGCATCGGCCTGCGCCGCACCGCGACCGCCCTGAAGGCGGCGGGCCTGGACCGGGTCAACGTCTCCCTGGACACCCTCCGCCCGGACGTCTTCAAGGCCCTCACCCGTCGCGACCGCCACAAGGACGTCCTCGAAGGACTCCAGGCCGCCCGCGAGGCCGGCCTCACCCCGGTCAAGGTCAACACCGTCCTGATGCCCGGCCTGAACGAGGACGAGGCCCCCGACCTGCTGGCCTGGGCCCTGGAGCACGACTACGAACTGCGCTTCATCGAGCAGATGCCCCTGGACGCCCAGCACGGCTGGAAGCGCGAGGGCATGGTCACCGCCGGCGACATCCTCGCCTCCCTGCGCACCCGCTTCGACCTCACCCCCGAGGGCGCGGACGAGCGCGGCTCCGCCCCGGCGGAGCGCTGGCTGGTCGACGGCGGCCCGTACCGGGTGGGCGTGATCGCCTCGGTCACCCGCCCGTTCTGCGCGGCCTGCGACCGCACCCGCCTCACGGCCGACGGCCAGGTCCGCACCTGTCTGTTCGCGACCGAGGAGACCGACCTGCGCGCGGCCCTGCGCTCCGACGCCCCGGACGAGGAGATCGCCCGCATCTGGCGCCTGGCGATGTGGGGCAAGAAGGCCGGCGCCGGCCTCGACGACCCGTCCTTCGTCCAGCCGGACCGCCCGATGTCGGCGATCGGCGGCTAG
- a CDS encoding CoA transferase gives MTGITSAWSALGGDPALLARVTTVPREGALAARLPVRELARACVGACALAAAELGARRAGLAEVPEVRVDDGAVAAAFHSERLVRIDGRTPVSFAPLSRFWPAADGWVRTHANYPHHRARLLGALGLAEDASVEDVAGRIGELPALEVEESVYGAGGLAVALRTPQEWPGHAQAAAVAARPLVERERTAPARARTLPATVPPASPLLPAAGLRVLDLTRVLAGPVATRTLALLGADVLRLDAPRLPELADQHADTGFGKRSALLDLDTDRAAFEELLASADVVVTGYRPGALDRFGLSPEALAERRPGLVVAQVSAWGAHGPWAGRRGFDSLVQVATGIAAIEGTDGRPGALPAQALDHGTGYLLAAAVLRALTERSYDGGGRTVRLALARTAQWLTGGLRPDPVPGTSYEGPDAWVTETAGPLGELRHALPPVSFAGGPTDWARPPVPWGSDPARWNQR, from the coding sequence ATGACTGGAATCACGAGCGCATGGTCCGCTCTCGGTGGTGACCCTGCCCTTCTCGCGCGGGTCACCACCGTGCCGCGGGAGGGCGCCCTCGCCGCCCGCCTTCCCGTCCGGGAACTGGCCCGCGCCTGCGTCGGGGCGTGCGCGCTGGCCGCCGCCGAGCTGGGGGCTCGCCGGGCCGGGCTCGCCGAGGTGCCGGAGGTGCGCGTCGACGACGGGGCGGTCGCCGCCGCCTTCCACAGTGAGCGGCTGGTGCGGATCGACGGGCGGACGCCGGTCTCCTTCGCGCCGCTGTCCCGGTTCTGGCCGGCCGCCGACGGCTGGGTCCGCACCCACGCCAACTACCCCCACCACCGGGCCCGGTTGCTCGGTGCGCTGGGCCTGGCGGAGGACGCCTCGGTGGAGGACGTGGCCGGCCGGATCGGCGAACTGCCCGCGCTGGAGGTGGAGGAGTCGGTGTACGGCGCCGGCGGGCTCGCCGTGGCCCTGCGCACCCCACAGGAGTGGCCCGGGCACGCGCAGGCCGCTGCCGTGGCCGCACGGCCGCTGGTCGAGCGGGAACGGACGGCCCCGGCACGCGCGCGTACGCTCCCGGCCACAGTCCCTCCCGCCTCTCCCCTGCTGCCGGCCGCCGGGCTGCGGGTCCTGGACCTGACCCGCGTCCTCGCCGGCCCGGTCGCCACCCGCACGCTGGCCCTGCTGGGCGCCGACGTGCTCCGCCTGGACGCTCCGCGGCTGCCCGAACTCGCCGACCAGCACGCGGACACGGGCTTCGGCAAGCGCTCGGCGCTGCTCGATCTGGACACCGACCGGGCGGCCTTCGAGGAGCTGCTGGCCTCGGCGGACGTCGTGGTCACCGGGTACCGGCCGGGCGCCCTGGACCGTTTCGGCCTCTCCCCGGAGGCGCTGGCCGAGCGGCGGCCGGGACTGGTCGTCGCGCAGGTGTCGGCGTGGGGCGCGCACGGGCCGTGGGCCGGGCGGCGCGGCTTCGACAGCCTCGTGCAGGTCGCGACGGGCATCGCCGCCATCGAGGGTACGGACGGCCGGCCCGGCGCCCTGCCCGCCCAGGCGCTGGACCACGGCACCGGATACCTGCTGGCGGCGGCCGTACTGCGGGCGCTGACCGAGCGGTCGTACGACGGCGGGGGCCGGACGGTCCGGCTGGCTCTGGCCCGCACCGCGCAGTGGCTGACGGGCGGACTCCGGCCGGATCCCGTCCCGGGCACCTCGTACGAGGGTCCGGACGCCTGGGTGACGGAGACGGCCGGCCCCCTGGGCGAGCTGCGGCATGCCCTGCCGCCCGTGTCCTTCGCCGGCGGGCCCACGGACTGGGCGCGCCCGCCGGTGCCGTGGGGCTCGGACCCCGCCCGCTGGAATCAACGTTGA
- a CDS encoding VIT family protein, translating to MTEPTHEENHGGALAARLNWLRAAVLGANDGIVSTAGIVVGVAGATDDRAALLTAGLAGLLAGSMSMAAGEYVSVSTQRDSEMAALAVERRELREQPDAELRELTELLRARGLSREVAREAAEQLTARDALRAHASVELGIDPDELTNPWHAAWASFVAFTVGALLPLLAIVLPSAHWRLLVTVLSVLAALVITGWSSARLGAAAPGRAVLRNVLGGALAMAVTYVAGSLLGAAGV from the coding sequence GTGACCGAACCGACCCACGAGGAGAACCACGGGGGCGCGCTCGCCGCCCGGCTGAACTGGCTGCGGGCCGCCGTGCTCGGCGCGAACGACGGCATCGTCTCCACCGCGGGCATCGTCGTCGGCGTGGCCGGGGCCACCGACGACCGCGCCGCCCTGCTCACCGCCGGCCTCGCCGGACTGCTCGCCGGGTCGATGTCCATGGCGGCCGGCGAATACGTCTCCGTGTCCACGCAGCGCGACTCCGAGATGGCCGCGCTGGCCGTGGAACGCCGGGAGCTGAGGGAACAGCCGGACGCCGAACTGCGGGAACTCACCGAACTGCTCCGCGCGCGCGGCCTGTCCCGGGAGGTGGCCCGCGAGGCCGCTGAGCAGCTCACCGCGCGGGACGCGCTGCGCGCCCACGCCAGCGTGGAGCTGGGCATCGACCCCGACGAGCTGACCAACCCCTGGCACGCCGCCTGGGCGAGCTTCGTGGCCTTCACTGTGGGCGCCCTGCTGCCCCTGCTGGCCATCGTCCTGCCGTCCGCCCACTGGCGGCTGCTCGTCACCGTGCTCTCCGTGCTCGCCGCGCTCGTCATCACCGGCTGGAGCAGCGCCCGGCTCGGCGCGGCGGCCCCGGGCCGGGCGGTCCTGCGCAACGTCCTGGGCGGCGCGCTCGCCATGGCCGTCACCTACGTCGCCGGCAGCCTGCTGGGAGCGGCCGGGGTGTAG
- a CDS encoding amidohydrolase family protein, translated as MAGQDPYLIISSDCHAGLPTERYRPYLESRFHRDFDDFLAGRDRRREEMTRLGIRNEAFADKWFQDNEEGLRGGWDSAQRLKELDGDGVAAEVVFPDADAVDSRTAAPFGVGLGLSGDHDPELGMAGARAHNRWLAEFVSEHPERHCGVALLPVTAETGAVVAEIHRARESGLGALMIPAMWAGKEPYHDRRYDPVWAAAAECQMPVLTHSGAAPRDEYGDHLGIYVSEVTWWPARPLWFLLWSGVFERHPGLRFGVAESGCWWLPNLLWFMDRLYLGAHGGKKLSPFQELKRAPHEYLDRQVFVCATNTKRRELAQRYEIGVDNILWGSDFPHPEGTWPDTRAWLRRTFHDIPVAETRRMLGLAAAEAFGFDVGRLTPLAHRIGPTPADLGQSADQTAVEDSWARSREVGRHWLTGHDFPVLGPAPTEADR; from the coding sequence ATGGCCGGCCAGGACCCGTACCTGATCATCTCCTCCGACTGTCACGCCGGGCTGCCCACCGAGCGGTACCGGCCCTACCTGGAGTCCCGCTTCCACCGGGACTTCGACGATTTCCTCGCCGGCCGCGACCGGCGGCGCGAGGAGATGACCCGGCTCGGCATCCGCAACGAGGCGTTCGCGGACAAGTGGTTCCAGGACAACGAGGAGGGCCTGCGCGGCGGCTGGGACAGCGCGCAGCGCCTGAAGGAGCTGGACGGCGACGGGGTGGCCGCCGAGGTCGTCTTCCCCGACGCCGACGCGGTGGACAGCCGGACGGCGGCTCCCTTCGGCGTGGGCCTCGGCCTGTCCGGCGACCACGACCCCGAACTGGGCATGGCCGGCGCCCGCGCCCACAACCGCTGGCTCGCGGAGTTCGTCTCCGAGCACCCCGAGCGGCACTGCGGAGTCGCCCTGCTGCCCGTCACCGCCGAGACCGGCGCCGTCGTCGCCGAGATCCACCGGGCCCGGGAGTCCGGCCTCGGCGCGCTGATGATCCCGGCCATGTGGGCCGGCAAGGAGCCGTACCACGACCGCCGTTACGACCCCGTGTGGGCGGCGGCCGCCGAGTGCCAGATGCCCGTGCTCACCCACTCCGGCGCGGCCCCGAGGGACGAGTACGGCGACCACCTCGGCATCTACGTCAGCGAGGTGACCTGGTGGCCCGCCCGCCCCCTGTGGTTCCTGCTCTGGTCCGGCGTGTTCGAACGCCACCCCGGGCTGCGGTTCGGGGTCGCCGAGTCGGGCTGCTGGTGGCTGCCGAACCTGCTGTGGTTCATGGACCGCCTCTACCTCGGCGCGCACGGCGGCAAGAAGCTCTCCCCGTTCCAGGAGCTGAAACGCGCGCCCCACGAGTACCTGGACCGGCAGGTGTTCGTGTGCGCCACCAACACCAAGCGGCGCGAACTCGCCCAGCGCTACGAGATCGGCGTCGACAACATCCTGTGGGGCAGCGACTTCCCGCACCCGGAGGGCACCTGGCCCGACACGCGCGCGTGGCTGCGCCGCACCTTCCACGACATTCCGGTCGCCGAGACCCGCCGCATGCTGGGCCTGGCCGCGGCCGAGGCGTTCGGCTTCGACGTCGGCAGGCTGACCCCGCTGGCCCACCGCATCGGCCCGACCCCCGCCGACCTCGGCCAGAGCGCCGACCAGACGGCCGTGGAAGACTCCTGGGCCCGCTCCCGCGAGGTGGGCCGGCACTGGCTCACCGGCCACGACTTCCCCGTGCTGGGGCCCGCGCCCACGGAGGCGGACCGGTGA
- a CDS encoding zinc-dependent alcohol dehydrogenase family protein, translating to MRATTIHAPYDMRVEDVPDPVVQLPTDAVVRVLRACVCGSDLWAYRGEAARQPGQRIGHEFLGIVEETGSEVGTIRTGDLVVAPFMWSDGVCDYCREGLTTSCEHGGFWGSVGYDGGQGEAVRVPFADGTLVRLPKEAASDDHLLSALLTLSDVLGTGHHAALGAGVRPGATVAVVGDGAVGLCAVLAAKRLGAERIIALGRHAVRTDIARRFGATDVVAERGEAAVEAVRALTRGQGAHAVVEAVGTEQSMRTAVEITRDGGAIGFVGVPHGSGTGLDLGVMFDRNIALRGGVAPVRTYIPELLPDVLSGTIDPSPVFDMTVGIEDVPEGYKAMDERTALKVLVTNGTHPTRG from the coding sequence ATGCGCGCCACCACCATCCACGCCCCGTACGACATGCGCGTGGAGGACGTCCCCGACCCGGTGGTGCAACTGCCCACCGACGCCGTCGTGCGCGTGCTGCGCGCCTGCGTCTGCGGCAGCGACCTGTGGGCCTACCGCGGCGAGGCGGCCCGGCAGCCGGGGCAGCGCATCGGCCACGAGTTCCTCGGGATCGTCGAGGAGACCGGCTCGGAGGTGGGCACCATCCGCACCGGAGACCTGGTCGTCGCGCCCTTCATGTGGTCCGACGGCGTCTGCGACTACTGCCGCGAGGGCCTGACGACGTCCTGCGAGCACGGCGGCTTCTGGGGCTCCGTCGGCTACGACGGCGGCCAGGGCGAGGCGGTGCGCGTGCCGTTCGCCGACGGCACCCTCGTCCGGCTGCCCAAGGAGGCCGCCTCCGACGACCATCTGCTGTCCGCGCTGCTGACCCTCTCCGACGTCCTGGGCACGGGCCACCACGCGGCGCTCGGCGCGGGCGTCCGCCCCGGCGCCACGGTCGCCGTCGTCGGGGACGGCGCCGTCGGCCTGTGCGCCGTGCTGGCCGCCAAGAGGCTGGGCGCCGAGCGGATCATCGCCCTGGGCCGGCACGCGGTGCGGACCGACATCGCGCGCCGCTTCGGTGCCACCGACGTGGTCGCCGAGCGCGGGGAGGCGGCCGTCGAGGCCGTGCGCGCCCTGACCCGCGGCCAGGGCGCGCACGCGGTCGTCGAGGCGGTCGGCACCGAGCAGTCGATGCGGACGGCCGTCGAGATCACGCGCGACGGCGGCGCGATCGGCTTCGTCGGCGTCCCGCACGGCAGCGGCACCGGCCTGGACCTCGGCGTGATGTTCGACCGGAACATCGCCCTGCGCGGCGGCGTCGCCCCCGTCCGCACCTACATCCCCGAGCTGCTGCCCGACGTCCTGTCCGGCACGATCGACCCCTCCCCGGTGTTCGACATGACCGTCGGCATCGAGGACGTGCCCGAGGGCTACAAAGCCATGGACGAGCGGACGGCGCTCAAGGTGCTGGTGACGAACGGCACGCATCCCACCCGGGGTTGA